One genomic region from Microcystis panniformis FACHB-1757 encodes:
- the psaB gene encoding photosystem I core protein PsaB, translated as MATKFPKFSQDLAQDPTTRRIWYGIATAHDFESHDGMTEENLYQKIFASHFGHIAIIFLWTSGTIFHVAWQGNFEQWIKDPLNIRPIAHAIWDPQFGKGAVDAFTQAGASNPVNIAYSGVYHWFYTIGMTSNQDLYQGAVFLLILSAIFLFAGWLHLQPKFRPSLAWFKNAESRLNHHLAALFGVSSLAWTGHLVHVAIPESRGQHVGWDNFLSTPPHPAGLLPFFTGNWSVYAENPDTANHIFGTAQGAGTAILTFLGGFHPQTESLWLTDMAHHHLAIAVIFIVAGHMYRTNWGIGHSIKDILNAHRPPSGKLGAGHKNLYDTVNNSLHFQLGLALASLGVITSLVAQHMYALPPYAFIAKDYTTQAALYTHHQYIAGFLAVGAFAHGAIFFVRDYDPEANKDNVLARMLEHKEAIISHLSWVSLFLGFHTLGLYVHNDVVVAFGTPEKQILIEPVFAQFVQAASGKTLYGMNVLLSNPDSIAYTAYPNYGDVWLPGWLDAINSGTNSLFLTIGPGDFLVHHAIALGLHTTVLILVKGALDARGSKLMPDKKDFGYSFPCDGPGRGGTCDISAWDSFYLAMFWMLNTLGWLTFYWHWKHLGVWSGNVAQFNENSTYLMGWFRDYLWANSAQLINGYNPYGVNNLSVWAWMFLFGHLVWATGFMFLISWRGYWQELIETIVWAHERTPLANLVRWKDKPVALSIVQARLVGLAHFTVGYIFTYAAFLIASTAGKFG; from the coding sequence ATGGCAACTAAATTCCCTAAATTTAGCCAAGATCTAGCCCAAGATCCGACCACCCGTCGGATTTGGTACGGGATCGCCACAGCCCACGATTTTGAAAGTCATGATGGCATGACGGAAGAGAATCTCTACCAAAAGATTTTCGCGTCGCACTTCGGCCACATTGCAATCATTTTCCTGTGGACTTCCGGTACTATATTCCACGTCGCTTGGCAAGGTAACTTCGAGCAGTGGATCAAAGATCCCTTAAATATCCGTCCCATCGCCCACGCGATTTGGGATCCCCAGTTCGGTAAAGGCGCTGTGGATGCCTTCACCCAAGCTGGCGCTTCTAATCCGGTTAACATCGCCTATTCCGGGGTTTACCACTGGTTCTACACCATCGGTATGACCTCCAACCAAGACCTATACCAAGGTGCGGTGTTCCTGCTGATTCTCTCGGCGATTTTCCTCTTTGCTGGCTGGTTACACTTACAACCTAAGTTCCGTCCTAGCCTCGCTTGGTTCAAAAACGCTGAATCTCGCCTGAACCACCACCTCGCCGCTCTGTTCGGTGTTAGCTCTCTGGCTTGGACCGGACACCTCGTTCACGTTGCTATCCCCGAATCCCGCGGTCAGCACGTTGGTTGGGACAACTTCCTCTCCACTCCCCCCCACCCGGCGGGTTTACTACCCTTCTTCACCGGTAACTGGAGTGTGTACGCGGAAAACCCCGATACTGCTAACCACATTTTCGGTACTGCCCAAGGCGCGGGAACTGCGATTCTCACCTTCTTAGGTGGTTTCCATCCCCAAACCGAGTCCCTCTGGTTAACCGATATGGCTCACCACCACTTGGCGATCGCTGTTATCTTCATTGTGGCTGGTCATATGTACCGCACCAACTGGGGCATCGGTCACAGCATCAAGGACATCCTCAATGCACACAGACCCCCCAGTGGTAAGTTAGGAGCCGGTCACAAAAATCTTTATGACACGGTTAACAACTCTCTCCACTTCCAACTCGGTTTGGCTCTCGCTTCTTTAGGCGTGATCACCTCTCTGGTGGCGCAGCATATGTACGCGCTACCCCCTTATGCCTTTATCGCTAAGGACTACACTACCCAAGCGGCTCTTTATACCCACCACCAATACATCGCTGGTTTCCTAGCGGTGGGTGCTTTCGCTCACGGTGCTATCTTCTTCGTGCGTGACTATGATCCCGAAGCGAACAAAGATAACGTGCTGGCGCGGATGCTGGAGCATAAAGAAGCGATCATCTCTCACCTAAGCTGGGTTTCCCTTTTCTTAGGTTTCCACACCCTCGGCCTCTACGTTCATAACGATGTGGTCGTCGCTTTCGGTACTCCCGAAAAACAAATCTTGATCGAACCTGTGTTTGCTCAATTCGTGCAAGCAGCTTCGGGTAAAACCCTGTACGGCATGAACGTACTGTTGTCTAACCCCGATAGTATCGCTTACACCGCCTATCCCAACTACGGTGATGTTTGGTTACCCGGTTGGTTAGACGCAATCAATAGCGGCACTAACTCCCTATTCTTAACCATCGGTCCTGGCGACTTCCTCGTTCACCATGCGATCGCTCTTGGTTTACACACCACCGTTCTAATCCTGGTTAAAGGTGCTTTAGACGCTCGTGGTTCCAAATTAATGCCCGATAAAAAAGACTTCGGGTATTCCTTCCCTTGCGACGGTCCCGGCCGTGGCGGTACTTGCGACATCTCTGCTTGGGATTCCTTCTACCTAGCCATGTTCTGGATGTTGAACACCCTGGGTTGGTTAACCTTCTACTGGCACTGGAAACACCTCGGTGTCTGGTCGGGTAACGTGGCTCAGTTTAACGAAAACTCCACCTACCTGATGGGCTGGTTCCGCGATTACCTCTGGGCTAACTCGGCTCAGTTAATCAACGGTTACAACCCCTACGGTGTTAATAACCTTTCTGTCTGGGCCTGGATGTTCCTCTTTGGACACCTCGTTTGGGCAACCGGTTTCATGTTCCTGATCTCTTGGCGTGGTTACTGGCAAGAGTTGATCGAAACTATCGTTTGGGCCCACGAACGCACTCCTCTGGCGAACCTCGTTCGTTGGAAAGACAAACCCGTGGCTCTCTCGATCGTTCAGGCTCGTTTGGTTGGTTTAGCTCACTTCACCGTTGGCTATATCTTCACCTACGCCGCCTTCTTGATCGCTTCCACTGCTGGCAAGTTCGGCTAA
- a CDS encoding DUF29 domain-containing protein has protein sequence MIDHKSAAQSQKSMQWEELKQLYDQDFVLWIERTTEQIRRGEMKNLDWEHLLTEIEDLGREQRNKVESYLIQTVKHLLMYQYWLTEKGNCGRGWADEIDNFRLELEILFQSKTLYNYGASRLDIIYDKAKRSVIKKTGLSVDTFPQVCPYTFAEIIDFDFLPV, from the coding sequence ATGATTGATCATAAAAGCGCGGCTCAATCTCAAAAATCTATGCAGTGGGAAGAATTAAAACAGCTTTATGATCAGGACTTTGTTTTGTGGATTGAGCGAACCACCGAACAAATTCGACGCGGGGAGATGAAAAATTTAGATTGGGAACATCTTTTAACGGAGATAGAAGATTTGGGGAGAGAACAAAGGAACAAAGTGGAAAGCTATCTAATTCAAACCGTTAAACATTTATTAATGTATCAGTATTGGCTGACTGAAAAAGGTAATTGTGGCCGGGGATGGGCCGATGAAATCGATAATTTCCGTCTAGAACTAGAAATTTTATTCCAGTCAAAAACCCTCTACAATTATGGGGCTTCTAGGTTAGATATAATTTATGATAAAGCCAAGCGATCGGTGATCAAAAAAACTGGTTTATCTGTTGATACGTTTCCGCAAGTTTGTCCTTATACCTTTGCAGAAATTATAGATTTTGACTTTTTGCCAGTTTAG
- a CDS encoding ISAzo13 family transposase (programmed frameshift), giving the protein MQLTDSLKALYIKTAQKLKGSDRRQFMAEVVKTLGIGGQTFAERELGWNRRTIRKGMGELTSGQALEDGYHRSGRKRVEEKLPNLLEDIRALVEPQAQTDPSFKSTRLYSRISASEVRRQLIEQKGYHPEELPSEETIRCRLNEMGYRLKRVVKAKPQKKIPETDAIFEQIHSVNQQADADPQTLRISMDAKVAVKVGEFDRGGKTRVTTIALDHDFDASTTLTPYGIFLPEYNELYLFFVSSKLTADCIVDLLEQWWAMVKDRFSHIHKLVINQDNGPENHSRRTQFMNRMVAFAQQSQLNIELAYYPPYHSKYNPVERTFGWLEQHWKGSLLWGVETVLHFAETLTFKGKNPVVKLIEKVYHTGVKLIQKAMAELEKQINRLPHLPKWFVEIPYQTT; this is encoded by the exons ATTCAACTAACCGATAGTCTGAAAGCCCTTTATATCAAAACTGCCCAAAAGCTGAAAGGCAGTGACAGACGACAATTTATGGCAGAAGTGGTGAAAACGTTAGGTATTGGAGGGCAAACCTTTGCCGAACGAGAATTGGGCTGGAATCGGCGAACAATCCGCAAAGGGATGGGGGAATTGACCAGTGGACAAGCACTCGAAGATGGTTATCATCGCAGTGGACGCAAGCGAGTAGAAGAAAAATTACCTAATTTGCTCGAAGACATACGAGCCTTGGTAGAACCCCAGGCACAGACCGATCCTAGTTTCAAAAGCACCCGTTTATACAGCCGGATAAGTGCATCGGAAGTGCGTCGTCAATTGATAGAGCAGAAAGGCTACCATCCGGAGGAATTACCCAGTGAGGAGACAATTCGTTGCCGATTAAACGAGATGGGATATAGATTAAAACGAGTAGTCAAGGCGAAACCGCAAAAGAAAATACCGGAAACGGATGCCATCTTTGAGCAAATCCACTCGGTTAATCAACAGGCCGATGCTGACCCGCAGACCTTACGTATCTCAATGGATGCCAAAGTAGCGGTCAAAGTTGGAGAGTTTGACCGAGGAGGCAAAACGCGAGTGACCACTATTGCCTTAGATCATGATTTTGATGCGAGCACCACCCTCACCCCCTATGGTATTTTCCTCCCCGAATACAATGAACTGTACTTGTTCTTTGTCAGCTCTAAACTGACCGCAGATTGTATTGTGGACTTGCTGGAGCAGTGGTGGGCGATGGTAAAAGACCGCTTTAGCCACATTCACAAATTGGTGATTAACCAAGACAATGGGCCGGAGAACCATTCTCGTCGTACTCAGTTTATGAACCGGATGGTAGCCTTTGCCCAGCAGTCGCAATTGAACATTGAGTTAGCCTACTATCCCCCCTATCACAGCAAGTACAATCCAGTAGAACGTACCTTTGGCTGGCTGGAGCAGCATTGGAAGGGGAGTTTACTC TGGGGTGTGGAAACGGTGCTTCACTTTGCCGAAACCCTTACCTTCAAAGGAAAAAATCCGGTCGTCAAGCTCATTGAGAAGGTTTACCACACTGGGGTAAAGTTGATTCAGAAGGCAATGGCAGAGTTGGAAAAACAGATTAATCGACTTCCCCATTTGCCAAAGTGGTTTGTGGAAATCCCTTATCAAACCACTTGA
- a CDS encoding HepT-like ribonuclease domain-containing protein: MPFRDWQLRLQDIIESIDEILEWTANMTFEDFSSNRLTLKAVLALRYLLWFDRGA; encoded by the coding sequence ATGCCTTTTAGAGATTGGCAACTTCGTCTTCAAGATATTATTGAATCCATTGATGAAATCTTGGAATGGACGGCTAATATGACCTTTGAAGATTTTAGCTCAAATCGACTGACTCTTAAAGCAGTTCTGGCTCTTCGTTACTTGTTATGGTTCGATAGGGGGGCATAA
- a CDS encoding HepT-like ribonuclease domain-containing protein — protein sequence MHNTNRRANIPSDIQLRYSQIPWRLMGDMRNVIFHEYFRVELAIAWRTIENNLTPLRSQLQEILENEAEN from the coding sequence TTGCATAACACAAACCGAAGAGCCAATATTCCTAGTGATATACAATTGCGTTATTCTCAAATTCCTTGGCGTTTAATGGGAGATATGCGAAATGTCATTTTTCATGAATATTTTCGGGTAGAATTGGCAATTGCTTGGCGGACGATTGAAAATAATCTAACTCCATTGCGTTCACAATTACAGGAAATTTTAGAAAATGAAGCCGAAAATTAA
- a CDS encoding PEP-CTERM sorting domain-containing protein (PEP-CTERM proteins occur, often in large numbers, in the proteomes of bacteria that also encode an exosortase, a predicted intramembrane cysteine proteinase. The presence of a PEP-CTERM domain at a protein's C-terminus predicts cleavage within the sorting domain, followed by covalent anchoring to some some component of the (usually Gram-negative) cell surface. Many PEP-CTERM proteins exhibit an unusual sequence composition that includes large numbers of potential glycosylation sites. Expression of one such protein has been shown restore the ability of a bacterium to form floc, a type of biofilm.), with product MLFGGINYQYRPRFHTETRRAEIPEPTSTLSLLSLGILGAGATLKRKVKRTHSIEKEPTNVG from the coding sequence GTGCTATTTGGCGGAATAAACTATCAGTATAGACCTCGTTTCCACACAGAAACCAGAAGAGCCGAAATCCCCGAACCCACCTCAACCCTAAGTCTTCTTTCCCTGGGAATACTTGGTGCAGGTGCAACCCTAAAACGCAAAGTAAAACGCACTCATTCCATCGAAAAAGAACCCACTAACGTCGGTTAA
- a CDS encoding IS4 family transposase, producing the protein MISELYQKVLENELGRARYLLLLMIVGTWQILKQAKLEILAEALPIPILFESRRKKLKRFLKLEILNIEKIWFLCLKEMLKQQERFTIKGLVYIAIDRRSWGTINILMVSLIYDKRAMPIYWEILDKKGSSNLEEQQRVLGKILTVLSGHKILVLGDREFCSVSLGKWLQKQSLYFCLRQKQSTNVKTKEGIYQEMRELGLSPGTQLFLNDVNITKEQGFGQFNLAGKWKKNYRGFQTKEPWYILTNFGDLETAIIADQKRFDIEEMFRDFGSSRLCVIIFAYGIVKCLSGKTFRAILRIFYQYRPRFHTETRRARF; encoded by the coding sequence ATGATAAGTGAACTATACCAGAAAGTGTTAGAAAATGAACTGGGACGAGCCAGATATCTACTGTTGTTAATGATAGTTGGAACCTGGCAAATACTAAAGCAAGCTAAGTTAGAGATATTAGCAGAAGCACTGCCAATACCGATCCTGTTTGAGAGTCGGAGAAAAAAACTAAAAAGATTTTTAAAGCTGGAAATTCTGAATATTGAAAAAATCTGGTTTCTCTGCTTAAAAGAGATGTTAAAACAGCAGGAGAGATTCACAATAAAAGGATTAGTATATATTGCCATAGACCGAAGGAGTTGGGGAACAATAAATATCTTGATGGTGAGTCTAATTTACGACAAGAGAGCCATGCCAATCTATTGGGAGATATTAGATAAAAAAGGAAGTAGTAATCTCGAAGAACAGCAGCGAGTATTGGGGAAAATATTGACGGTGCTATCAGGTCATAAAATCCTGGTGTTAGGAGATAGAGAATTTTGCTCGGTCAGTCTTGGAAAGTGGCTTCAGAAGCAGAGTTTATACTTTTGTTTAAGACAAAAACAAAGTACAAATGTGAAGACAAAAGAAGGAATTTATCAAGAAATGAGAGAGTTAGGTTTAAGTCCAGGAACTCAACTATTTTTGAATGATGTCAATATTACAAAAGAGCAGGGATTTGGCCAGTTTAACTTAGCTGGTAAGTGGAAAAAAAACTATCGGGGTTTTCAAACAAAAGAACCTTGGTATATTCTGACTAACTTTGGAGATTTAGAGACGGCAATAATTGCCGATCAAAAAAGATTTGATATTGAGGAGATGTTTCGAGATTTTGGCTCTTCTCGACTTTGTGTGATAATTTTTGCTTATGGAATCGTGAAATGCTTATCGGGCAAGACTTTTAGGGCTATTTTGCGGATATTCTATCAGTATAGACCTCGTTTCCACACAGAAACCAGAAGAGCCAGATTTTAA
- a CDS encoding IS5 family transposase, which translates to MYRKTNESSIAPENFELPFEGKLSADNRWIIMAELIPWEEFEEEYAQNFDEEMGAPAKPFRMALGALIIKEKLKTSDRETIEQIKENPYLQYFLGMSAYSNEALFDATMFVNFRKRISKNLINKINKRMVMRERKKKEIEEKSERKEEEKESQIKNKGKLILDASCAPADLSYPQDLGILNQARKKTENILDCLYQSLRIKLKKKPRTYRKRARKDYLKVAKKRRCSQKERREAIKKQLQYIKRNLSQIEKLIEGGSELSSLSKRNYKMLLVVTEVYRQQLWMWENKSSRIDDRIVSITQPHIRPIVRGKAGKPVEFGAKISVSCFESYVFLDHLSWDNFNESGDLQAQVEEYKEFTGYYPESVHVDKIYRTRKNLAWCKERGIRISGVPLGRPPKNISKETKKQALEDEGIRNAIEGKFGQAKRRYSLDCIMTKLDKTSETSIAITFLVINLSNLLRQVNCLFLSLFLYTSKFSFIHPSLIRKDDKKADFSTEKLILNSG; encoded by the coding sequence ATGTACCGAAAAACGAACGAGTCTTCAATTGCCCCAGAAAACTTTGAGTTGCCTTTTGAGGGAAAATTATCAGCAGATAATCGCTGGATAATAATGGCAGAGTTAATTCCCTGGGAAGAATTTGAAGAAGAATATGCCCAAAATTTTGACGAAGAAATGGGTGCGCCAGCCAAACCATTTAGGATGGCATTAGGAGCATTAATTATTAAGGAAAAATTAAAAACAAGCGACAGGGAAACCATAGAGCAAATCAAGGAAAACCCCTATTTACAGTATTTTCTAGGGATGTCAGCCTATAGTAATGAAGCTCTATTTGATGCGACAATGTTCGTTAATTTTCGTAAAAGAATCAGTAAGAATTTAATCAATAAAATTAATAAAAGAATGGTGATGAGAGAGAGAAAAAAGAAGGAAATTGAAGAAAAAAGTGAAAGAAAAGAAGAAGAAAAAGAGAGTCAAATAAAAAATAAAGGAAAATTAATATTAGATGCAAGTTGCGCACCTGCTGATCTAAGTTATCCCCAGGATTTAGGGATATTAAATCAAGCAAGAAAGAAAACAGAAAACATTCTAGATTGTCTCTATCAAAGTTTGAGAATCAAGCTGAAGAAAAAGCCAAGAACTTATAGAAAAAGAGCGAGAAAAGATTATTTAAAAGTAGCCAAAAAACGTCGTTGTTCTCAAAAAGAAAGACGAGAAGCTATCAAGAAGCAACTGCAATATATCAAAAGAAATCTATCTCAAATAGAGAAATTAATCGAGGGGGGATCAGAGTTAAGTAGTCTCAGCAAAAGAAACTACAAAATGTTGTTAGTGGTGACAGAAGTTTATCGTCAACAATTGTGGATGTGGGAAAATAAATCATCGAGAATTGATGATAGAATTGTGAGTATAACCCAACCACACATCCGCCCTATCGTTAGAGGAAAAGCAGGAAAACCAGTTGAATTTGGAGCAAAAATCTCAGTAAGCTGTTTTGAGAGTTATGTATTTTTAGACCATTTAAGTTGGGATAATTTTAATGAATCTGGGGACTTACAAGCGCAAGTAGAAGAGTATAAAGAATTCACAGGATATTATCCAGAATCAGTTCATGTTGATAAAATTTATCGAACTAGAAAAAATCTAGCTTGGTGTAAAGAAAGAGGAATTAGAATCAGTGGAGTTCCTCTAGGAAGACCACCTAAAAATATTAGTAAAGAAACTAAAAAACAAGCTCTTGAGGATGAAGGAATTCGGAATGCAATTGAAGGTAAATTTGGTCAAGCAAAAAGAAGATATAGTCTTGATTGTATCATGACAAAACTTGATAAAACTTCAGAAACTTCCATTGCCATTACTTTTTTAGTCATCAATCTTTCTAACCTGCTTAGACAGGTTAACTGTCTTTTTTTGTCCCTATTTCTTTATACATCTAAATTTAGCTTTATTCATCCCTCTTTGATTAGAAAAGATGATAAAAAAGCTGATTTCTCAACAGAAAAACTTATCTTAAATTCGGGCTGA
- a CDS encoding DUF262 domain-containing protein: MLLDTRTSNFSDLIGNGKIYRVPLFQRDYSWKEENWEDLWQDIQTLYENPDSSHYMGAIVLQGSQRSDTDFTIIDGQQRLVTISILAIAIIEKIQMLIDRGEEAEANRERQRLLKSGYLSNKDLGSLKESSKLILNENNNDFYQSRLINFRLPRNPRSLANPTNSYGKLFNTFRIHCQSLQA; the protein is encoded by the coding sequence ATTCTCTTAGATACCCGAACCAGCAATTTTAGCGATCTCATCGGCAATGGCAAAATCTACCGAGTTCCCCTTTTTCAAAGAGATTATTCGTGGAAGGAAGAAAATTGGGAAGATCTCTGGCAGGATATTCAAACGCTCTATGAAAACCCCGATTCTAGTCATTACATGGGAGCGATCGTTTTACAGGGTTCCCAGCGATCGGATACGGATTTTACAATTATTGACGGACAACAACGATTGGTAACGATTAGTATTCTCGCTATAGCGATTATCGAAAAAATTCAAATGTTAATCGATCGGGGGGAAGAAGCGGAAGCGAATAGAGAACGACAACGGCTTCTCAAAAGCGGTTATTTGAGTAATAAAGATCTGGGTTCTTTAAAAGAATCTAGTAAATTAATTTTGAATGAAAATAATAATGATTTTTATCAAAGTCGTCTCATTAACTTTAGACTTCCTCGCAATCCTCGATCGCTCGCAAATCCAACCAACTCCTATGGAAAGCTTTTCAATACTTTTCGGATTCATTGCCAAAGCTTACAAGCGTAG
- a CDS encoding ribulose bisphosphate carboxylase small subunit, whose protein sequence is MKTLPKEKRYETLSYLPPLTDQQIAKQIQYMIDQGYIPAVEFEKDPKPADYHWTMWKLPLFSVSGPQEVLNEVRECRTEYSDCYIRVIAFDNIKQCQTMSFIVHKPNAGRY, encoded by the coding sequence ATGAAAACTTTACCTAAAGAGAAGCGTTACGAAACTCTTTCCTACTTGCCCCCCCTCACCGATCAACAAATTGCTAAACAAATTCAATACATGATCGATCAGGGTTATATTCCTGCTGTGGAATTTGAAAAAGATCCCAAACCCGCAGATTATCATTGGACGATGTGGAAACTGCCTTTATTCTCTGTTTCTGGCCCCCAAGAAGTTCTTAATGAAGTTCGCGAGTGCCGCACCGAGTATTCTGATTGCTATATCCGCGTTATCGCTTTTGACAACATCAAACAATGTCAAACCATGAGCTTTATTGTTCATAAACCCAATGCCGGCCGCTACTAA
- the rcbX gene encoding RuBisCO chaperone RbcX, translating to MYPKKVVQDTAKVLQSYLTYQAVRTIIDQLSETNPTLAIWLSHYTSSHSIQDGEAYIAGLMTENKELVLRIMTVREHLAEQVLEFLPEMVKTGIINDNTEHRRQLLERLTRTAISQPETSELNLDVDDLPNP from the coding sequence ATGTATCCGAAAAAAGTTGTTCAAGATACCGCGAAAGTCTTACAAAGTTACCTAACTTACCAAGCGGTTCGCACGATTATCGATCAATTGTCAGAAACTAATCCCACTTTGGCTATTTGGCTGAGTCACTATACTTCTAGCCATTCCATTCAGGATGGCGAGGCCTATATTGCGGGGTTGATGACTGAGAATAAAGAGTTAGTTTTGCGGATCATGACGGTAAGAGAACATCTAGCCGAACAGGTTTTAGAGTTCTTGCCAGAGATGGTAAAAACGGGAATTATTAATGACAACACCGAACATCGTCGGCAACTTTTGGAACGTCTCACCCGTACTGCTATAAGTCAACCAGAGACATCGGAATTAAATCTCGATGTTGATGATCTACCCAACCCATAA
- a CDS encoding form I ribulose bisphosphate carboxylase large subunit gives MVQAKSKGFQAGVKDYRLTYYTPDYTPKDTDLLACFRVTPQPGVPPEEAGAAVAAESSTGTWTTVWTDNLTDLDRYKGRCYDIEPVPNEDNQFFCFVAYPLDLFEEGSVTNILTSIVGNVFGFKALRGLRLEDIRFPVALIKTFQGPPHGITVERDKLNKYGRPLLGCTIKPKLGLSAKNYGRAVYECLRGGLDFTKDDENINSQPFMRWRDRFLFVQEAIVKSQAETNEVKGHYLNVTAPTCEQMMQRAEFAAEIKTPIIMHDYLTGGFTANTTLAKFCRDKGLLLHIHRAMHAVIDRQKNHGIHFRVLAKCLRLSGGDHLHSGTVVGKLEGERGITMGFVDLMREDYVEEDRARGIFFTQDYASLPGVMPVASGGIHVWHMPALVEIFGDDSCLQFGGGTLGHPWGNAPGATANRVALEACIQARNEGRSLAREGNDVIREACRWSPELAAACELWKEIKFEFEAMDTL, from the coding sequence ATGGTGCAAGCCAAATCCAAAGGTTTCCAGGCCGGCGTAAAAGACTACCGACTGACCTACTACACCCCCGACTACACCCCCAAAGATACCGATCTACTAGCTTGCTTCCGGGTAACACCCCAACCAGGAGTTCCTCCGGAAGAAGCAGGTGCGGCAGTAGCGGCGGAATCTTCCACAGGTACCTGGACCACCGTTTGGACCGATAACTTAACCGACCTCGATCGCTATAAAGGTCGTTGTTATGATATCGAACCCGTACCCAACGAAGATAACCAGTTCTTCTGTTTCGTTGCCTATCCTTTAGATCTATTTGAAGAAGGTTCCGTCACCAACATCCTCACCTCGATCGTTGGTAACGTTTTCGGTTTCAAAGCTCTACGCGGTCTCCGTTTAGAAGATATCCGTTTCCCCGTCGCTTTAATCAAAACCTTCCAAGGTCCTCCCCACGGTATCACCGTTGAACGGGACAAATTAAACAAATACGGTCGCCCCTTACTCGGTTGCACCATCAAACCCAAACTCGGCCTTTCCGCTAAAAACTACGGTCGTGCCGTTTACGAATGTCTCCGCGGTGGTTTAGACTTCACCAAAGACGACGAAAATATTAACTCTCAACCCTTCATGCGTTGGCGCGATCGTTTCCTCTTTGTCCAAGAGGCGATCGTTAAATCCCAAGCAGAAACCAACGAAGTTAAAGGACATTACTTAAACGTAACCGCTCCTACCTGCGAGCAGATGATGCAACGGGCTGAATTCGCCGCCGAAATCAAAACCCCCATCATCATGCACGACTACCTCACTGGTGGTTTCACCGCTAACACCACCCTGGCGAAATTCTGCCGCGACAAAGGGTTACTGCTCCACATTCACCGGGCAATGCACGCGGTTATCGACCGTCAGAAAAATCATGGTATCCACTTCCGCGTTTTAGCTAAGTGCTTACGTCTCTCTGGTGGTGATCACCTGCACTCGGGAACCGTTGTCGGTAAACTCGAAGGTGAACGCGGCATCACGATGGGTTTTGTTGACCTGATGCGTGAAGACTATGTAGAAGAAGATCGCGCTCGTGGTATTTTCTTCACCCAAGACTACGCCTCCTTACCCGGGGTAATGCCCGTTGCTTCCGGTGGTATCCACGTTTGGCATATGCCGGCGCTGGTGGAAATCTTCGGTGACGATTCCTGCTTACAGTTCGGTGGTGGAACCCTCGGCCACCCCTGGGGTAACGCACCGGGTGCCACCGCTAACCGTGTGGCTCTGGAAGCTTGTATCCAAGCTCGTAACGAAGGTCGCTCCTTGGCCCGCGAAGGTAACGACGTTATCCGGGAAGCTTGCCGTTGGAGTCCTGAACTGGCTGCCGCTTGCGAACTCTGGAAAGAAATCAAATTCGAGTTCGAGGCTATGGATACCCTCTAA